Below is a window of Vulpes vulpes isolate BD-2025 chromosome 5, VulVul3, whole genome shotgun sequence DNA.
TGTTCCAGGGGAGTAACTCATGGAGCTATCTTAAGTCTTGTATACCTTGCGGTTGGCCATCTATGTGGAACCAGCAAAGGCAGGCTAGGCTGGCCAGCCATAACAGTGCGCTTGGAGAACCACCTCTCTGGGTTCAGGATCTCTCAGTAGTTTGCTTAGTGGGGTAAGAGATGGGAAAGTAACAGTGAAATTGAGACAAACCAGTAAGTCGAATTCTCTCCAGAGGATTTGAGCACTTGTTATACAGACATACTTACTGAAACTGCAGGCTGGTGAAAGAATCTGACCTAAGTAAGTTGAAGACTTGTATAATTGAGTGAAGAAAACCATATTCAGGATcttttggaaagggaaaaattattagTGGGAAGATTTTTCCTGAGGCAGTGATGAAAGAAACAAGGAATTTAGGAGTAGAAGTGTCTCATGAGGATTTCCCAATAGAAGGGAGCTCTCAAAGTATAATGAAGataataaatgcaatgaaaataacaaatacaatGGAGTTAATAAAGGTAACAAATTTGAATGGCCCCCACATTGAGAATATCTTGTAGTGAACTGGAAAGCCTGCTTTTGAGGCCCAGAATTCACCACTTTCTGCATGATCCTGGGTAAATAACCATCTCCCTGAGCCTTAATTTTCTAATATACAAACCGTTGTTCGATTGCTATTATTTAATGTTGAATGAGTAGATATGggctaaatgaatgaattggtGATTAGTGTATCGTAACATGGGTTAAACAGTCTAACATGTTATAAATGAGATGAAttggttaaaataatatttgttttattgcagGTCTCTCATGACCTCATGTCCAGAATACCAAATTGGATCCCATGGCGAATACAAGTAACGTGACTGAGTTAATTATCATTGGTCTTTTCCAGGATCCAGAGGTGCAGAGAGTGTGTTTTGTGGTGTTTATTCTCGTGTACCTGGCCACAGTAGTGGGCAATGGCCTCATTGTCCTGACAGTCAATGTCGGTAAGAGTCTGCAttcccccatgtacttcttcctcagctTCCTGTCCCTGGTGGAGATCATGTACTCCTCTACTGTTGTCCCTAAATTCATCACAGACTTACTTGCCAAGATTAAAACCATTTCCCTGGAGGGCTGTGTAGCTCAGATATTCCTCTTCCACTTCTTTGGAGTCACGGAGATCTTCCTGCTTACGGtaatggcctatgaccgctatgtggccatctgcaaaccccTTCACTACACAACCATCATGAGCCGGTCTGTGTGTCGCCTTCTGGTGGCTGGTTCCTGGCTTGGGGGCATAATTCACTCTATGGTCCAGATCCTTGTTGCTGTTCAGCTGCCCTTCTGTGGTCCCAATGTGATTGACCACTACTTCTGTGACCTCCATCCCTTATTCAAGCTTGCCTGCACTGACACTTCTGTGGAGGGGGTTATTGTGTTGGCCAACAGTGGGTTaatctctgttttctcctttctcatcttGGTATCCTCCTATATTGTCATCTTGTTCAACTTGAGGAACCATTCTGCAGAGGGGAGGCGCAAAGCCCTCTCCACCTGTGCCTCTCACATCACGGTGGTCCTTTTGTTCTTTGGACCTGCCATCTTTCTCTATATGCGACCCTCTTCCACCTTCACTGAGGACAAACTGGTGGCCGTGTTCTACACAGTCGTCACTCCCATGCTGAACCCCATCATCTACACACTCAGAAATGCAGAGGTCAAAAGTGCCATTAGGAAGCTGTTGTGGAAGAAAGTGAACTCAGTagtggaataaaaatgaaagcatgaacAAAATTATTAAGAACAATAGCAAAAATGCATCCTGTTTTGGAATACATAGAATGCAAAGAATACAACCAAAGTTAACTTATTCATAGTCTTTGTGATGACCCCTTGTACTCCATGTTATCAATCATAActctttcatttgctttattttggagaatttaaaattgagctgcatttcttttctccttttgttgtCTGTAGTGCATAGTGCACAGACTTCAGGAGGGATCCTCTAGACTAGAATTCCCACCCTATCATCTTCTGTGCAACCTGGAGTTCATGCATTTTACCTCTTGGTGCTAGCATGCTGTGATGTGTGGAATGTCTTTGGCATTTGGAGATAGAAGTTCAtgttttgctttgtcttctcTTACCAATGTGATCTTGTGGGAGTCTCAGGAGTGCATTTGTACTTCATCTGGCATCCCTACCATTGATCTAATTCTCATGTGTGAAATCCTATACTAGGAGTTTATTTCATGACAGTAGGGCATTGCTAGAATGGCCATGTCGCTTGGAGGTGAAATGTAAATAATTctatttgtcatattttttatgAATTGATTTCTCTGTCATTATAAAGTTAACTTTTTTGTCCTTTGTTACCatttttggcttaaaatctatTGTGtctatagccaaactgtggaaggagccttggtgtccattgaaagatgaatggataaagaatatgtggtttatgtatacaatggaatattactcagccattagaaacaacaaatacccaccatttgctttgacgtggatgaacctggagggtattatgctgagtgaaataagtcagtcggaaaaggacaaacattatatggtctcattaatttggggaatataaaaattaagaagggaataaagggaaaggagagaaaatgagtgaaaatatcagtgagggtgacaaaacatgagagacacctaactctgggatatgaacaagggggaaggggaagtgggtggggggttggggtgactggatgatggacactgaagggggcacttagtgggaagagcactgggtgttatgctctatgtgggcaaattgaactccaataaaagaaaaaagaaaaaaaggaaaaaaaaagaaaataaaaagaaaaaatctattgTGTTTGATAGAAGTATcggtacccctgctttcttttgttcTCCATGTGCATGGAATTTCTTTCCTATTGATTTACTTTGAGCCCATATTACCCTTAAGTCTGAAGTGTGTTTCCTGTAGGCACATAGTTTGCCTTATTCAAATCATTCACCTTATTGTTTTTGAATGGATTGAGCCCATTAACATGTAGAATAAATTCTTGATATGTAAGACTAatgtctatcttattaattgctttctggctgttttgtatttctattgtttctttttccttctctttctgcctaccTTTGTTAAATGGTAATTTTCTGTGGTGATGTGCCTTTGTGACTGGATTTTTGCTTTGTTGTCACCATGAGGCTAACATGAAATGCCTTATAGTTAAAAGAATGCATTTTAAGTTGAGAGCAACTTAACTTTGATTGTACAGAAGATATCCACCCATTACCCCACTCTCGATTTTTTTTCCACTCTCGATTGTTGATGTCacagtttacttctttttatattgtgttttcCATTAGCAAATTACATATTGTTATATTAATACTTTTCCCTTCAACTGTTATAATACAGTTAAGTGGTTTTCACATCAACCTACTATAGAATTAGAGTTTTCTAAATCTGATTGTATATTTGCACTTACTAGTATGTTGTGCAATTTGGTATGTTTTTGTGTCATGAATTTGCATCTGTTCATTTCAGCTTGATGGTTCCTTTGAACGTTTCTTGCAAGGCAGGTTTAGTAATAATGAACTCCTTCAACTTTTGTTTAggaaagtatttttccttttatttgtgaaGAACAACTTTGCAAAATAGAatacattttgcttatttgattttaatttcaaagcTTTAAATGTGTCCTGTCACACTCTCCTGGTCTGTAAGGTTTCTTCTGAGAGAAATCTGCTGATAGACTAATGGACATTCCTTTGTAggttataatctttttttcccctccctctggtTGCTTTTAGGtttctctctttacctttggtttgatgttttcataaaatgtgtcttgaagaaaatctttttatgtTGAGTTAATAGGGTGATCTATAGGCTCTTTGCACCTGGGTGTCCAAGTGTCCTCAGGTTCAGGAATTCACATTTCTGTCTAcagaatattcagaaaataaagttaagaatCAAGGCAATAATGTAGGTTATTTACTTCATCTATATGAGGCATGATTTGGAAGTATTTTCAAAaagatgagtttatttttttggtgcTAGATAcctgctccccttcccctttAGTCTCTGTGCTGTTTACAAGACATGTGCAGTGATACCTCGGTTTTGAAATAGATACAGTAAAGGATGAAAGATTCAGGGATCAAATAAAAAAGTCATATTAACATCTCAGTTCCCAGCTCTGAAAAAGGTGCAACATAGGTCAAAAGTGACACTTCAAAACCCTGCAAAGCTTACACTCTCTAACATGTTGGAGACGTGACAGGGGCACGTGAAACTGCTAGAGAACAATACAACCCTTGATGGCAAAGTGTTGGAGCCAAGATCTCAAGTCACCAAGGCATGTCTGGCATGCACAGGCTTCTTGCCCTGGCAGCCCAGAAACACCCTCTCCTGACCTGGGAGAGGCTCAGGCTATCTGTATGGAAATTACACCTATAACATTAGGATAGTGGAGAACTGAGCCAGCCCAcattattgttcattttcttgCTGGCATATATTTTGAGATCTTGCTCTTCAGCTCTGCTTTGCCTGTGCTACAAACAAGAATCTCCTGTCTCTGTGACCCCCACTCCTGTTCTGGAAGCCAGCTGTGCgtgggcagcaggggaggagCCGGTGGAGGAGAGAAGAGTGAAGCAGGTGTTGGGCCTGAAGCCCTGTAGGCTGGTTTAGTCCAGCCTCTGTCCGACCAGCCATGTGGTTCTGGGCCCAGATTCCCCCTACTGTGGGAGGGGGAATTCATGAGCTTCTTTCCAAGTCTAACAGCTTATGATGGCGCTGTGAGAGAACTAGCAGGAGAAGCCCCGCGTGACTCCTCTGGTGAGAGACGTCATTGGGAAAAGTGCAAGAAGAGGATGCTGGAAAAGGCGGCTCAGAGCAGTATTATTGGTCAGAATCCACAGAATGAGGAGTTCCACGTCAGGAAAGGTGTAGTGAGAAATCATAAGGTAGGGCAGTTTGTTGTGAAGATTTGAAAAATGTTCACAGATGTTGTTTATTTGGGCCACTGTGTTTAGACTTTTCTAAGTGCATCCTTTTTAGGTTTTCTTCACCACAAAACCTGGACGTGTGCAGTTACTTGCTGTTTGAGAAGAACACATACTTGCATTTTAGAGTCTCGTCCTTAGACCTGCCAGTTAAAGAGTCAGAATTAAAGTTACCCAAAGGTGACATGTCACTGCACAGTTGGTGGTTTACCAGTCTGACGATCTCTTTGTGAAATTACCTCtcaaatgttttccatttcctttttttttttttttaagatttgattcattcatgagagacacagagagaggcagagatacaggcaaagggagaagcaggctccctgtggggagcctgatgtgggacttgatcccaggaccccgatatcacgacctgagccagaggcagatgctcaactgctgaaccacccagataccccataTTTTCCATGTCTACTCAGAATTTTGAAattgttaatttccttttcttccattggAAAGACTTAAAAACTTTAGCATTTAAGAGCAAAATTTGTTGGTTACACTGTATATGCATCTTGCTCTGTTACCTTCAATaactttggaaagaaaagcattgctgtttttttttttttttgatatactAAAATCTAAGGATGTCCTTACCAATCATCTGTGAGGAACTCTCTGATACTTGAAATCAGAAGCAATGATAGAAACACCTGAAGCATGTACCTTCAAATCTAATTTCACAGGGATTATTTGCCTAGTAATAGAGCCATCGTTGCCACCGGGGTGAATCATGCCCATCTATGATTCCTGCTCTGTGCATAAATATCTGAGGGTGAAATATTGGCCAATGCAGGGTGGGTCAGTTGGGACATGGAAGAGACTGTGGGAGGTCAGGGAAGGGcccaaactgtgagagaatagtCTTATGCTGAgtttgtagataaggaaacaggctcagagaggttgacaCTTGCCCAGGCCACGCAGCTCATGTTTGAACTGAGGTGTGTGTTTCCAAAATGTAATGACAGGATCTCTGAGGCTCAATGTTTTTATGTTGAAAGTATCCTGTCATTTAGTTATGAGGTTTCATTAGCTATTGCAGGTGCCTGCATTAGAGAAAGCACTTATTACATTATTACAAACTCAATCCTATTTGAGGAATGAAACCAGACAtatgatgattattattttgtCCACTTGTTTCAAGGAGAGGGATGTGTCTAATTTGAAGGAAGattctttgattttcttgattCCAGTCCACCAGCTCCTGCGCTTTAGAACATGGTACTCCAAGCAATGTGACTGAAATCATTCTCTTGGGGTTTCCCCCCAACAGGGAGGTGCAGAAGACCGTTTCTGTGCTGTTTCTCCTCATGTACATAACCATTGTGCTGGGTAACAGCCTTATTGTGGTGACGGTGATGGCCAGCAAAGGGCTCACCTCcccatgtatttcttcctcaGCTTCCTGTCCTTTGTGGAGATCTGTTACTGCTCTGTCACAGCCCCCAAGCTCATCCTTGACTCTTTTATTGAAAGGCAAACCATTTCCGTCAAGGGCTGCATCACACAgatatttttcctccatttctttggTGGTACTGAGATCTTTCTCCTGAcagtgatggcctatgaccgctatgtggccatctgcaagccccTGCGCTACACCGTCATCATGAACTGCTGTGTGTGTGGCCTCCTGGTGGGTGCAGCATGGAGTGGTGGCTTGCTGCATCCTGTTGGGGAGACATTCCTCATTTTCCAGCTGCCCTTCTGTGGCCTCAAGGTCCTTGACCACTACTTCTGTGATGTCCATCCTGTATTGAAGCTGGCTTGCTCAGACACCTTCCTCATTGGTGTGCTGATCATTGCCAATGGTGGCTCCATTTCAGTGGTCAGCTTCATGGGGCTGCTTGCTTCCTATGTGGTCCTCCTGTACACCCTGAGGACACAGACCTCAGAAGGTCGGCGCAAGCCTCTGTCCACCTGGGCCTCTCACATTGCAGTTGATTAATTAATCACTTGGAAGTAATTctcttattttatcttcctttaccCTCAAAAATCTTCAGTGACTCCTCAATGTTTTCTGTATCAACTATGAACTCCTGCTTCACATGCAATACCCTCAAGGCATGGCCTTCTCTTAATGTTCTTATGTGTTTTTGAAGACACTTTTGTAGACCTCACTGTTTCTTGAACATTGACTTGTGACTTCCATGTAAAATAGGTTTCCTATCTCTACCTGTTAACATCTTACCTACCTTCCAATGCCCATCTGAAATGCTACTACCTTTAGGAATCTTCCATAGTGATCCTATTCAGATATGTCCTTTTCCTGTGTTTTGAATTCCCACAGCACTCAAGGTCCTTTAAAGCCTTTGCTATGTATATATCAGTGCTTATTCCCCCCTCATTCCCGACTGTCACTCTCTTGAGAATGTGGCCTGGATTGTACTTACCTTTGTATCTTGCTTTCAGTGACATATAGTaaagctcaataaacatttggtcAATTGAATTTCTGGAAGTCATTAGTGCCTCAGGTGTAAAAGTGGTTGTGAcatctctctttacatctcaatTATCTAATTGAGATAGCAATGTCATATCACTGAAGACAATCAGTCTTGATATCATTTCTGAGAATAGTATTTATAATAAACAAGGGAGTCTGGTCTTgtttatcttctccctctgcctttcctgctcacttgtgtgctctcccctcccccccatcacTGAACAgggaagctgatgtggggctccatcccaagattctgggttcacaccctgagctaaagacagaggcttaactgcctgacccacccaggcactcctatgctacatagttttttaaaacacttttgttTATGTTAAGGTGGGTATGAGTCTCCAGTTGAATAGAAGAAGAAGCTGAATCTTAGGGAGGTCTCGATTTTGATCAAAGTCACACAACCTgagttcaaacccaggtctgcctgATTTCTAAGCCTTTGTTCTTTGTGTgcatccctctgcttctctttagAGATCACCAGAACATAAATGCATATAAGTTTCTGAATTCCAAATCAGCAGGCTGATAATCTCTTTAATGTCAGGTATTTTCTTCTGGAATCACTTCAACATAAataagaagtattttaaaaaaactatgtagcataggagtgcctgggtgggtcaggcagttaagcatctgtctttggctcagcatGTGAACCCATATTCCTGGGATGGACCCCCACATCAgcttccctgttcagtgggggggtgaggggagagagagagagagagcacgtaaGTGagcagaggtgcagagggagaggatagaagcttaagcaggctccacgcccaacacAGAGTCCGATGCagggcatgacctgagctgtaatcaagactcagatgcttaactgtctggaccacccaggtgccctattacctctctgatttttgaatgttagCACAACCTTGCTTTCTTGATCCATTTGGTCGTGaactatatataataataatggataGTCCCTATATACATTCCTGCAtttgatttaaatgttttattgatgattttttgcatctatgttcatgaatgATGTTTGTCTGTgacattctttatttaaaaatttttgtcagGTTTGTTGGTAGAGTTATGCTGGTCTTATAAATAACTTGagaaattttctcttttgcttttaaaatatttgtataaatttgttattatttctcctttaagtGATGAAGCCAACCAATTCGTCTTGACTTGGAAttattctggtgtgtgtgtttataaaccatgaattcaatttatttcacaggctattcaaattttctgtctcattttgggTGAGTTATGtaagtggtaatttttttttttaaagtaatttatacTTTTAATCTGAGTTGTAGAATTTGATGACCTTAGGTCAACAAATGATATTAGTATTAAAACTTAAggttattcataatattctctcattagcttttattttctgaGGAATCTTTagtgctaatattttcttttttttaataataaaattattttttattggtgttcaatttgccaacatacatgTAATGCTAATATTTTCCTTCCTCAAATCAAAAAATTgtgctttctctgtttttttttgtatatatatatatttatcagagttcgatttgccaacatatagcataacacccagtgctcatcctgtcaagtgcccccctcagtgcccatcacccactcaccccatccccctgctcacttccccttccactaccccttgttcgtttctcagagttaggagtctgtcatgttctttcaccctctctgatgtttcccactcactttccttttccttttaatccctttcactattttttatattctctgaatGAATGGAACcatatatgtttgtccttctctgattgacttacttcactcagcataataccctccagttctatccacattgaagcaaatggtgggtattcatcatttctaatggctgagtaatattccattgtatatatagaccacatcttctttatccattcatctttcaattaaaagaccatgaggaaagttTAAGGGTAATAAAcgatgatagcctcagaaggaaaaaatctatgtataattggggttccagagagcggCGAGatggacagaggaccagaaagcatatatgaacaaatcatagctgagaacttccctaatttggggagggaaacaggcattcagatccaggagatatagagctcccctccctgccaaatcaataaaaaccattcaacaccttgacatttaatagtgaaacttgcaaattccaaatataaagagaaaatccttaaagcagcaagagacaagtgatccctaacttatatggggaacaatattagattaacagcagacctctctacagagagctggcaggccagaaaggtctagcaggatatattcagggtactaaatgagaataatatgcagccaagaatgtttttttttttcttttgttcttaattCAACAGtctttttcaggatttcttttcatatttttcttgttatgtACAGAATCATCGCCTGCCTTGTATAAAAAATTTCTTCTGAGTTTGATTTCTATGCGATTAGTATGTTATCTTTCTTTCCTACTAATTTGATTGTAtataaattttctcttatttcttttatctctctaggtatagactttcttcacagattatatacttttcttaatttttaatgtaacactttataaagtttttttttttaaggattttatatattcattcatgagagacacagagagaggcagaggcacaggcagagggagaagcaggctccatgcagggagcctgatgtgggactccattccggaggtccaggatcatgccctgggctgaaggtggcgctaaaccattgagccccctgggctgcccatgatCAGTGGATTATTAACAAATGGaaagtttattttccaaatagttgttttctttccttggtatcttcttgtttttgttttgtagtttaattccatttgtgaatgatgtcattctttttacacttattgaaacttgttttatgaCTGGACATAAGGCCTATCCTGGTGAATGTACCATGTATGCGTGAAAGAGTACACACTTAGTTTTAGATTGTCGTGCCTACAGATATTAGGTTAAGGTggttcatataattttcacatctgtttttactgtttttaaaaatcaaaccttGCCCCCACTTGCTGGTAGGTGGTAGTGGTGGTTGTGTTAGCATCTCTAACTATTATCGTGGAATTATATACTGATTTCTTTAAgcctaagaaagaaaacactgcAGATGAGAGAATGGCATACCAGAGATGTTAAATCACTTTAAGTCACTTGTTAAAGGTTATATATCCTCCAGGTGGCAATCAACCTCTGGACAAGCAacttgactccttttttttttttttttttttagaatttttttttatttattcttgagagacacagagagagagagagagagagagagagaggcagagacagaggcagagggagatgcaggctctcactagggagtctgatatgggacttgatcctggaataccgggatcatgacctgagctgaggcagatgctcaaacaccgagccgcccaggtgcccgcAGCTTGACTTCTTAGTTCATGCATCTAAGCATGCATTATATTCCCTATTATATTGCCCTTTGTCTGTCTTACTTTCCTCACAGGGTGGAAATACCTTTCAAAACGCTATGTTAAGATAAGTCAAGAGTCAAAGGGCTAGTTTATGTCAAACTTGTCTctgatacttaaaaaaacaacagtaaaagtAGATCAGTTCCTATTTAATACcagctatttatatttatatattatttatattattttttatccttttccaaAGAGATGGCATGAAACCATGTACTGTGTATCGTAACTGCTTAAAAACtactcttgaatgaatgaatttggaatGATTCAGCTTAGAAATCCAAAGTCAGGGTAAAAACAGTGACTCCCTTGGTGTGTAAAGTTTGACTGAACCACTAAGTTAATGTAACAAGGGGGATGGCCGTCTCCATGGCCCATTCCTCTAATTGCGATGCAATGCTCCTGGGGTCTCATTAGCAGGCCTCAGAGTACTCTTTCTAACCATGAATGTGCTATGACTCCAAAGAAGAGGAACTCCAGTCTGGCAATGGCTCTGGCTGAGGTGATTCCACATGAGCTTCTCTTAAACTTTTGTGTTTAAATGTTACTGTAGCCTTTCACATCTCTGGCCAGACTTCTTGACTTCTAGTTCTCCAGTGAGGAGGGAGGTGCTCACTAAGGTCAGTTCTCACGGAGTCTTGGTGTTTTGGGGAGTCTCTGACTGGAGTAAACCTGAACTGACCAAGGATCCTGATAGAAGACAGATGTCCTCATTGGCTTTGctctctctgttttgttctcAATGTCCATTTAACAGTCCTGCTGCATAGTGTCTGAGTATTCCTCAGGTTCCTTTAAATGCATGAAGTGtgagttaatcttttttttcttttcagattcttgTGGTATTTCTGGATTGCTTCTCCATCAGCCATTTTCTTGTTCACCATTTAGCTGCCGAAGACATGTTTTCTCTGGGTGATCAGATGCTCCCACTTCCCTAGTTAGGAGCATTGGATGGTGACTAAGAAGGTAGCTTTGAAGCCAGGTACCTTGAATTGCATAGCTGGCTCTGACCCTTACTAGTGCAAGAACATGGTCAAGTCACACATTCACTCTAatactcattttcctcatttgaaaaaataggAACAATCACAGTGGTTTCTCAGAGTGAGGTTGTGTTGATTAAGGGGGAggatgccttatttatttatttatttgtttattcatttatttatttatttgagagagagtgagtcaacacacagatgcagagggagaggagttGGGAGATgatgagggacagggagagggagagggagatggagatgccagctccttgctgagtgggaagtccaacatggggcttgatctcaaccccaagatcatgacctgagttgaaggcagatgcttaagcaactgagccacccaggtgccccgagatgTTGCCTTTAAAGTGCTCGTTTAGGGCCTGGCATTCAGCCCTATTTAATAGATGTAAACATGTGTTTACTGATATGCTTATTATTCCCTCTTCTTGTGGAAGTTCAAGCTCAGAGAGTGACTCCACAAAACTCTTCCTTAGAGACTTGCCATACGAATGCCCCGACCATGGCAGGGGACTGCTCATGGCATAAGAGAGTGGAGGGGTCAGAGTTCACAAAGCTGGCCGGCTCCTCCAGCCTTTCACAAGGCTCTCCAGGTATGTGTTGTCTAATGCCACTTAACTTTTTGGAAATTAGAGCAATTCCAGGGTGTATTTCACTGAGGCGCAACTTGCCACCTGTTTCCCAAAGCCCAGGCCTGGCTGGCAGGGTGTTCTTCTCTGTAAACGAATCCTCTGCTACCTGAAGCTTCAAGGACTTTTCAGACTTacttacattttaatgttttaaagtagGAATGTTTCTAGACTGTGTTACAAAATCCCTTCCTCCTTCAAGACTGACGATGAATCAGAAAACTAGTAAGGGATCCCATTCAGTGTAAGGTATGGCAAACATGTAAGTGGACTTTTATCCTCCACCCATCCCTAGGCAAAGCAGGGATTAGTGATGATAGAAAGCTACTTACTTGCTttctagttgttgttgttgttttaggatttcatttatctattttgagagagggagggagaaagcatgatcaaacacgagcagggggatggacaggggcagagggaatgagaaaatctcaagcaggctccatgctgagtggtgcaactgaggcaggacttgatcatgaccccaagatcatgacctgagccgcaatcaagagtcagatacccaccaactgagccacccacgtaccaCTAGGTTGTTTTTTAAACTAATCAAATATTGATTATTATtgt
It encodes the following:
- the LOC112912177 gene encoding olfactory receptor 4B1-like; this encodes MANTSNVTELIIIGLFQDPEVQRVCFVVFILVYLATVVGNGLIVLTVNVGKSLHSPMYFFLSFLSLVEIMYSSTVVPKFITDLLAKIKTISLEGCVAQIFLFHFFGVTEIFLLTVMAYDRYVAICKPLHYTTIMSRSVCRLLVAGSWLGGIIHSMVQILVAVQLPFCGPNVIDHYFCDLHPLFKLACTDTSVEGVIVLANSGLISVFSFLILVSSYIVILFNLRNHSAEGRRKALSTCASHITVVLLFFGPAIFLYMRPSSTFTEDKLVAVFYTVVTPMLNPIIYTLRNAEVKSAIRKLLWKKVNSVVE